A window of Thermoplasmata archaeon genomic DNA:
CGGCTTCTGGTACCACAAGCCCGAGGCCGCCAAGGCGGCGAAGAAGGCCTTCCTGGTGACGCGCGTCGGGGACGTCCTGTTCCTCGTCGGCGTGCTCGTGATCTGGAACGTGTTCGGGACGGTGAACTTCCTCGACATCCAGCAGAAGATGCCCAGCCTGTGGCAGAGCGGTGTGCTCACGCCGCAGCTCCTCACTCTCATCCCCTTGCTCCTGTTCGGCGGCGCCGTGGGCAAGTCGGCCCAGTTCCCGTTGCACGCCTGGCTGCCCGACGCCATGGAGGGCCCGACCACGGTCAGCGCCCTCATCCATGCCGCCACGATGGTCAAGGCGGGCGTGTACCTGACCGCGCGGGCATTCATCTTCCTCGTCCCGCTCCAAGGCATCCTGGTCAACGGCACGGCCGTGAGCGTGACCCCGCCGTGGCTCGCGATCTACGTGATCGCCGGTATCGGGGGCTTCACGGCGATCTTTGCAGCGACGATGGCCGTGGTCAACTTCGACATCAAACGCGTGCTCGCCTTCTCCACGATCTCCCAGCTCGCGTACATGTTCCTCGGCCTCGGGGCCGGGGCGTACATCCTCAACGTGACCCTGTCGGAGGGCGCGCCCGATAGCGTCGGGTACAGCGCGGCCCTCTACCACCTGTACAACCATGCGTTCTTCAAGGCGCTCCTCTTCCTCTGCGCGGGCAGCGTGATCCATGCCGTCCACACGAACGACATGCGGCAGATGGGCGGGTTGCGGAAGCACATGCCCATCACGTCGCTGACCATGCTCTTCGGCTGCCTCGCCCTCGCGGGGATCGTGCCGTTCAGCGGGTTCTTCTCCAAGGGAGAGATCCTCTCCTCGACCTTCGAGGCGGGCACCACCAACCTCCTGTTCTTGGGCCTGTGGGTGGTGGGGACGATCACCGCGTTCCTGACCGCGTTCTACGCGTTCCGCCTCTGGTTCATGACGTTCCGCGGCGAGTACCGAGGCGAGGCCCACCCGCACGAGTCCCCGCGCACGATGACCGTCCCGTTGATCATCCTGGGCGCCTTCACGCTGATCTCCGGCCTGTCCGTGTACGCGATGGGCGGGTTCGGGAACCTGATCTTCTTCGACAAGGCCTCGTATCAGCTGCCGCTCATCGGCGTACCGATCACGGACTACGCCCTTGAAGGGATCTCCCTCGGGGCCGCGCTGGCGGGTCTCGTCCTGGCGTGGGCCGTGTACGACACGAAGCGCATCCCCGCGGAGCGCTTCACCCGCTCCCCCGGCGGCGCCTTCGTCCACAAGATGCTCTCGAACCGGTACTGGATCGACAACGTGTACGATGCGTTCGGTGCCCGGGTGTACTGGGGCTTTGCGGCGGCCTTGGACTGGTTCGACCGGCGGGTCATTGACGGCATCGTGAACGGGGTCGGGAAGGGGAGCCTCGTCACCGCGGCGGGCTCGGACTACTTCGACCGCAAGGTCGTCGACGGCGCGGTGAACCTCGTGAGCAAGGAGACCGTCCGATCGGGGCTGCGGCTGCGTCAGCGCCAGACGGGGCAGGTCCAGAGCTATGCCTGGGTGGTCGTCTTCGGCATCGCGCTCGTGATCGCGCTGATCTTCGGCATCGGCTGGTATCTCCGGCTGAGGGGGGGATGAGGTGAGCTACTGGCTGACCCTCCTCCTGGTCATCCCGTTCGTCGGGTTCGTCGTGACCTGGGCCGTGGGGACGACCCAGCGGGTCGCCAAATGGGTGGCCCTCGCGTTCAGCCTCGCCCAGCTCGTCCTGCTCACGCTCATCCTGGCGTCGTTCTGGCTCGATCTCTCGTCGATCCTTGGGCCCCGCGTGGCGGCGATCGCCCAGCCCGGATGGACGGGCGAGCCCGTCTCGTACCTGGAGCGTTCGACCTGGGTGCCGCAGGCGGGCCTGAACTACATCCTGGGCTTCGACGGGCTGAGCGTCCCGCTCGCGTGGCTGACCCCGCTCCTGACCACGCTCGCGATCGTCTTCCACTGGGACGAGGAGCACCGCCCGCGGGAGTTCTTCGCCCTCCTGCTCTTCCTCGAAATGAGCCTCACGGGCGTCTTCATGGCCCTGGACTTCTTCCTGTTCCTGATCTTCTGGGAGCTCGTCCTGATCCCCATGTTCATCCTGATCGGGATCTGGGGCGGCCCGAACCGCCGCTACGCGGCGATGAAGTTCTTCGTGTACACGCACGTCGGCTACGTGGTCATGCTCCTCTCCGTGTTCACCCTGTATTGGACGTACAGCGAGGCGGCCAATCTCGCGGTGACGGGGAGCTCCCTGCGGACGTTCGACATGACCGTGTTCCTCGAGGCGGCGCGCCGCCATGCCGTGAACGGCGCCCTCGCGTACATGCCCCTCGCGACCCAGATCCCCGTGATGCTCGGGTTCCTGTTCGGCTTCCTCGTGAAGCTGCCCTCGTTCCCGTTCCACACCTGGCTGCCGGACGCCCACGTCGAGGCGCCCACGGGCGGCTCCGTGCTCCTGGCCGGCGTCCTCCTGAAGATGGGAGGCTATGGCATCTTCCGCATCGACCTGGGGATGTTCCCGGATGCCATGCGCGACCTTTGGTGGGTCGTCGCGGTGCTCGGCATCGTCTCCATGATCTACGCCGCGTTCGTGTGCCTGCACCAGACCGATCTGAAGCGGCTCATCGCGTACAGCTCGGTAGGCCACATGGGCTTCGTGACGCTGGGCGCCGCCACGCTGACCACGATCGGCGTGGAGGGCGGCATCTTCCAGATGTTCAACCACGGCCTGATCACGGCGGTCCTGTTCATGCTCGCCGGATCCGTGAAGCACGCCACGGGCACGCGGGACATCCCGAAGCTCCAGGGCCTCGCCAAGGTGATGCCCCAGTTCTCCCTGATCCTGGCCATCGGGTTCTTCGCCTCCCTGGGCCTGCCGGGCCTCAACTCGTTCTGGTCCGAGTTCATGGTCTTCCTCGGGACGTACAGCTCCCAGTCCATGGGCGCGACGCGCGCCCTGGTGCTCGTCCCCATGGTCTCCATCGTGGTCACCGCTGCCTACTACGTGTACACGATGCAACGGATCCTGTTCGGCGAACCGCCGAAGGACTTCGAGCACGTCCACGACCTGATGCCCTGGGAGCGTCTCTCGTACGGCGTCCTCGTCGTCCTGATCTTCGCGGTAGGCCTGCTCCCGTTCGCGTTCCTGTCCGTCATCCAGACGTACACGGTCCACAGCCTCCCGTGGCTCCTGGGGGTGCCGTGAGATGGACGTCGCGTTCCCTCTCCTGACCTACATCATCTTCGTGCCCCTCGTGGGAGCCGTCCTCACCTACGCGTTCGGGTCCTCGGTCCGTGCCGCCAAGGGGATCGCCGTGGCCACGAGCCTCGTGACGCTGGGTTTGGGTTCCCTCCTCCTTGCGGGCTTCCTGATGCCCGCGGATGTCGTGCTCCGCAAGGAGACGATCGGGGGGCTGTCCTACTACGCCGGGGAGCAGCTCACCTGGGCGCAGATCACCTCCCAGCTCAGCGTGCACTACCTGGTCGGTGCGGACGAGCTCTCCGCCGTCTTGATCTTCCTGAACACGCTCCTCACGCCTCTCGCCCTGGCCTTCAGCTGGGACGAGCACCACCGTGTCCCCGAGTTCTTCGCCATGTTCCTCCTCCTCGAGTGCACGGTGAACGGGATCTTCCTCTCCCTGGACCTGTTCCAGTTCCTCGTGTTCTGGGAGGTCCAGCTGGTCCCCATGTACTTCATCATCGCGGTGTGGGGCGGCCCGCGTCGGAAGTACGCGGCCATCAAGTTCTTCATGTACACGTTCCTGGCGAGCTTGCCGCTCCTCGTGGCCGTGTTTGCCCTCGTGTTCTACACGGGCACGTTTGACATGCGGCAGATCATCGCGACGAGCTCGGTCCCCATCGGCGCGATCGGCGACCTCATGTTCGTCGCCATGCTCGTGGCCTTCGGCACGAAGCTCCCGACGTTCCCCCTGCATACGTGGCTGCCGGACGCCCACGTCGAGGCGCCCACGGGCGGCTCCGTGATCCTGGCGGGCATCCTGCTCAAGCTCGGCGGGTACGGCCTCATCCGCTTCAACGTGGAGATGATCCCGAAGGCCGCGGCGGACATGTGGTGGCTCCTGGCCGCCGTGGGCGTCGTCTCCATCCTCTACGGTGCCGTGGTCTGCCTCGTGCAGAACGACCTGAAGCGCATGGTCGCGTTCTCGAGCGTCAGCCACATGGGGTTCGTCACCCTGGGCATCGCCGCGGGCGTGTACGCGTTCTCGCACCTCCCGCCCGGCTCGCCCCTCCTGGCGGGCGCCGTGCTGGGCTTCAGCGGCGCGGTCTTCCAGCTCTTCGCGCACGGCCTCGTGTCCGCGGCCCTCTTCATGGTGTCGGGCTCCATCGGCCACAAGATCGGAACGCGGAACATCTCGGACCTCGGCGGGATCGCCAAGGTGGCCCCGCGGACCGCGACGTTCATGATGGTCTCCTTCATGGCCTCCCTGGGCCTCCCGGGCCTCGTCGGTTTCGCCGCGGAGTACGGGGTCTTCGTGGGCGTCTACGCCGCGTTCGGCCTTTGGGTCCTCGTCCCCATCCTGACCGTCGTGTTCACCGCCGCGTACTACATCTTCGCGATGCAGCGCTCCCTCTTCGGTCCCTTGAACCCGAAGTGGGAGAAGTACCCCGACATGGGGAAGCACGAGACCCTCCCCCTGTCGGTGCTTGCGGTCACGTTCGCCATCTTCGGCATCGTGCCCATCGTGATTTACCAGCTCATCACGCCCTGGGCGTTCCATCTGCTCACGGGGCTGATCTAGGGAGGGCGGAGCATGGCGAACTACCTCGTCTTCCTCCCCGAGACGATCCTGGTCGTGGTGGGCTTCGCCTCGATCGTCCTCGGCTTCGCGTGGGGGAAGAAGCCCGCGTACCTCTGGGCCCTGGCCCTCGCCGGCACGCTCGCCGCCCTCGTGATCACGCTGGACATGATGGGCCTGGGCCTGACGACCCTCCTCGGCCTCCAGCTG
This region includes:
- a CDS encoding NADH-quinone oxidoreductase subunit L; translated protein: TGFVVSNIHISFLVDDLSALMLVLVSFLCLLIFVYSLGYMHEEEGKPRYYAEVSLFSLGMLGTVSADNFLQLLIFWEIMGLCSYLLIGFWYHKPEAAKAAKKAFLVTRVGDVLFLVGVLVIWNVFGTVNFLDIQQKMPSLWQSGVLTPQLLTLIPLLLFGGAVGKSAQFPLHAWLPDAMEGPTTVSALIHAATMVKAGVYLTARAFIFLVPLQGILVNGTAVSVTPPWLAIYVIAGIGGFTAIFAATMAVVNFDIKRVLAFSTISQLAYMFLGLGAGAYILNVTLSEGAPDSVGYSAALYHLYNHAFFKALLFLCAGSVIHAVHTNDMRQMGGLRKHMPITSLTMLFGCLALAGIVPFSGFFSKGEILSSTFEAGTTNLLFLGLWVVGTITAFLTAFYAFRLWFMTFRGEYRGEAHPHESPRTMTVPLIILGAFTLISGLSVYAMGGFGNLIFFDKASYQLPLIGVPITDYALEGISLGAALAGLVLAWAVYDTKRIPAERFTRSPGGAFVHKMLSNRYWIDNVYDAFGARVYWGFAAALDWFDRRVIDGIVNGVGKGSLVTAAGSDYFDRKVVDGAVNLVSKETVRSGLRLRQRQTGQVQSYAWVVVFGIALVIALIFGIGWYLRLRGG
- a CDS encoding NADH-quinone oxidoreductase subunit M codes for the protein MDVAFPLLTYIIFVPLVGAVLTYAFGSSVRAAKGIAVATSLVTLGLGSLLLAGFLMPADVVLRKETIGGLSYYAGEQLTWAQITSQLSVHYLVGADELSAVLIFLNTLLTPLALAFSWDEHHRVPEFFAMFLLLECTVNGIFLSLDLFQFLVFWEVQLVPMYFIIAVWGGPRRKYAAIKFFMYTFLASLPLLVAVFALVFYTGTFDMRQIIATSSVPIGAIGDLMFVAMLVAFGTKLPTFPLHTWLPDAHVEAPTGGSVILAGILLKLGGYGLIRFNVEMIPKAAADMWWLLAAVGVVSILYGAVVCLVQNDLKRMVAFSSVSHMGFVTLGIAAGVYAFSHLPPGSPLLAGAVLGFSGAVFQLFAHGLVSAALFMVSGSIGHKIGTRNISDLGGIAKVAPRTATFMMVSFMASLGLPGLVGFAAEYGVFVGVYAAFGLWVLVPILTVVFTAAYYIFAMQRSLFGPLNPKWEKYPDMGKHETLPLSVLAVTFAIFGIVPIVIYQLITPWAFHLLTGLI
- a CDS encoding NADH-quinone oxidoreductase subunit M, translating into MSYWLTLLLVIPFVGFVVTWAVGTTQRVAKWVALAFSLAQLVLLTLILASFWLDLSSILGPRVAAIAQPGWTGEPVSYLERSTWVPQAGLNYILGFDGLSVPLAWLTPLLTTLAIVFHWDEEHRPREFFALLLFLEMSLTGVFMALDFFLFLIFWELVLIPMFILIGIWGGPNRRYAAMKFFVYTHVGYVVMLLSVFTLYWTYSEAANLAVTGSSLRTFDMTVFLEAARRHAVNGALAYMPLATQIPVMLGFLFGFLVKLPSFPFHTWLPDAHVEAPTGGSVLLAGVLLKMGGYGIFRIDLGMFPDAMRDLWWVVAVLGIVSMIYAAFVCLHQTDLKRLIAYSSVGHMGFVTLGAATLTTIGVEGGIFQMFNHGLITAVLFMLAGSVKHATGTRDIPKLQGLAKVMPQFSLILAIGFFASLGLPGLNSFWSEFMVFLGTYSSQSMGATRALVLVPMVSIVVTAAYYVYTMQRILFGEPPKDFEHVHDLMPWERLSYGVLVVLIFAVGLLPFAFLSVIQTYTVHSLPWLLGVP